In Ictalurus punctatus breed USDA103 chromosome 3, Coco_2.0, whole genome shotgun sequence, the following are encoded in one genomic region:
- the washc2c gene encoding WASH complex subunit 2 isoform X1, whose amino-acid sequence MAEHMENGPSNCNGEAEQVWERPWTLDEMRKNSASWSLAADSGLFLYLQDFSQWMLSKTHEIEKQLDGLIRDTKATDSCLHTVFNEFLMLSNIQFIENRVYDEEVEEPVPKTEAQEKHPEQEKTREQKEAELIPKVQEAVNYGLKVLESAFEQLDVKVGNSDSEDEEAADKVEPILEPKDLYIDRPLPFLIGSQVFMEQDDVGLGDLSSDDMSIDSDRESFVESEVDKDQEEHSDEDFDQERESQGSLKKKPVSSDEEEENEDSDLFGESDKDEDEARTDDVGPASFADQLAARIKDATKKPETDRTSLSSGTSVTKRKNQGKKLPEARVEDEDEMFKPPKMEDDEYSPFGGNGGLFSGGKGLFDDDEQGDLFSEAPKKEKEQGVSKKPEHVNTKKPPTGAVSIFPENRLFGSPNGSDSLENKENDSPVKSKVQAARKQTSLGSSLFDDNEDDDDFFSGKTLKKPTFAAQEKAKPKTTADLFGGEDDDDDDEDGDFFGVGSRSAVSQQRKKVVEEEEVLKPPEKKLPAGAISMFGPGTNSLLAESLKKRHPSTSEESVKSEESIPPPVVKPSVVPKTTVKAQSKSLFSDDEDSQIFPTVPKSQSKPEGPAQNKPSKAAISIFDDDDEEEDLFSSVPKSQSDQIKTAVPQPKKSLSSALFSDDEDQWMSSQPNPAVPDVKSGGMKASTSAPSRLPSAKAPQKDGLFDDHDDDDLFAATKEPSQKKPQRVSLLFEDEDDEDKGSLFGFKQSANKGTPEVNVPAALSKAPSLFGPEETQEVVNVAEEKPSDKKAVPAETNKSKKPAGAVSLFGGINVLGDEAKTTTKQSKNALEDFDDLDWQKEAPPPMETKEKKATKNTFSLFDDDEEEEEPDEIPPLSTATKHTDKSTLKSQEPKTFVKSTGVFQDEELLFSQTQQRDNDPEVDLFASSAKPSAPVPSSVKPAVSTLFGEEEDDDDLFSSAKPKAPPKVPVKPGKAKHDETDKGSSTVQPAKSQKPVSLVKPKETSSRIGKLQASLAINPASLLPGAGPLVPGAVSITPDLAHSSSPRPAGVLQASASTTGLQVAAEGGINLDMPAQVTTLQNANKDRVKGALQRRPQTRAARHLAAQRSEEAQLDSPEENSALQAGSAARATSSPSAFNPIPARPSALTLPITTSTTTMPAQTHTDGAVRPKILLPAEEDLSSFLSSEDLFASASVPKHTPPPQTKTKTPEAVFSGTSKKKEPAMPVFNDHSEELFAKVKPKPVKKAKAVPFHDDDDDIFGTEKKDSTTLAGSIKQDIFKDTEETPSKVLKKPKEQRLEASLFNDDVDIFADLTPVTKPKEKKAKKKVETKSIFDDDMDDIFSSGITKPVGASTAKKSKKPVQESNSAEESGHDIFDDPLNVFGGN is encoded by the exons GCTTTCCAACATACAATTTATAGAAAAT AGGGTTTATGATGAAGAAGTTGAGGAGCCAGTCCCAAAAACAGAGGCCCAGGAGAAACACCCTGAACAG gaaaaaacacGAGAACAGAAAGAAGCTGAGCTGATACCTAAAGTCCAGGAGGCAGTGAACTATGGTCTGAAGGTCCTGGAATCAGCATTTGAGCAACTGGATGTTAAAGTAGGGAACTCGGACTCTGAGGACGAGGAGGCAGCTGACAAAGTGGAACCCATTCTAGAACCCAAG GATTTATACATAGACAGGCCGCTACCATTCTTGATTGGATCTCAGGTTTTTATGGAACAGGATGACGTTGGCCTGGGAGATCTCTCCAGTGATG ACATGTCCATTGACAGCGACAGGGAGAGTTTTGTTGAGAGTGAAGTTGATAAAGATCAGGAGGAG CACTCAGACGAGGACTTTGACCAAGAACGAGAAAGCCAAGGAAGCTTAAAGAAG AAGCCAGTCAGTtctgatgaagaagaagaaaatgaagattCTGACTTATTTGGAGAATCTGACAAGGATGAAGATGAAGCCAGAACG GATGATGTGGGTCCAGCATCTTTCGCTGATCAGCTGGCGGCAAGAATTAAAGATGCAACAAAAAAGCCAGAGACAGACCGTACAT CATTGTCATCAGGCACATCAGTCACCAAGAGGAAAAACCAAGGAAAGAAACTGCCAGAGGCACGGG TggaagatgaagatgagatgttcAAGCCTCCAAAAATGGAGGATGATGAGTATTCTCCATTTGGAGGAAATGGTGGTCTCTTTAGTGGCGGTAAAGGCTtgtttgatgatgatgag CAAGGTGATCTGTTTTCTGAGGCACCCAAAAAGGAGAAGGAGCAAGGAGTGTCTAAAAAACCAG agCATGTCAACACTAAGAAACCACCCACAGGTGCGGTTTCCATTTTCCCAG aAAACAGACTCTTTGGATCACCAAATGGTTCAGACTCATTAGAGAACAAAGAGAATGACAGTCCAGTCAAATCGAAAGTGCAGGCAGCTCGAAAACAAACCTCACTAGGAAGTAGTCTATTTGATGACAACGAGGATGATGACGACTTTTTCAGTGGGAAGACGCTTAAAAAACCCACGTTTG CTGCACAGGAGAAAGCCAAGCCAAAGACAACAGCAGACCTGTTTGgaggtgaagatgatgatgatgatgatgaggacgGTGACTTTTTTGGTGTGGGTTCTCGTTCTGCTGTTTCTCAGCAGCGCAAGAAAGTTGTGGAAGAGGAAGAGGTGTTAAAACCCCCAGAGAAAAAG TTACCTGCTGGTGCCATCTCTATGTTTGGGCCTGGCACAAATAGTCTTCTTGCTGAAAGCCTGAAGAAACGTCATCCTTCAACAAGTGAGGAGTCTGTGAAATCTGAGGAG agtatTCCCCCTCCTGTGGTCAAACCATCAGTTGTTCCTAAAACAACAGTGAAAGCGCAGAGCAAGAGTCTTTTCTCTGATGATGAGGACTCACAA ataTTCCCTACTGTGCCAAAAAGTCAGTCAAAACCAGAAGGCCCAGCACAGAACAAACCAAGCAAGGCTGCGATCTCtatatttgatgatgatgatgaggaggag GATCTTTTTTCCTCTGTGCCAAAATCTCAGTCAGATCAGATCAAAACAGCCGTGCCCCAACCCAAGAAAAGTTTATCAAGTGCTCTTTTTAGTGATGATGAG GACCAGTGGATGAGCTCACAGCCAAATCCAGCTGTGCCTGACGTGAAGAGTGGTGGGATGAAGGCTAGCACCAGTGCCCCCTCCAGGCTCCCCAGTGCCAAAGCACCACAGAAAGATGGCTTGTTTGATGACCATGACGACGATGATCTGTTTGCAGCCACCAAGGAACCAAG TCAGAAGAAACCTCAGAGAGTCTCCCTCCTGTTCGAGGACGAAGACGATGAAGACAAAGGTTCATTATTTGGTTTTAAACAATCTGCAAACAAAGGAACTCCAGAGGTCAAC GTGCCTGCTGCTTTATCTAAGGCTCCCTCTCTGTTTGGCCCAGAGGAGACTCAGGAAGTGGTGAATGTAGCTGAGGAGAAGCCTTCAGACAAGAAGGCTGTCCCTGCGGAGACTAACAAGAGTAAAAAGCCTGCTGGAGCTGTTAGCTTGTTCGGAGGAATCAACGTGCTAGGAGACGAAGCCAAAACCACTACA aaACAGAGCAAGAATGCACTGGAGGACTTTGATGATCTTGACTGGCAAAAGGAAGCCCCACCACCCATGGAGACCAAGGAGAAAAAGGCCACGAAAAACACGTTTAGTCTGTTTGATGATgacgaggaagaagaggaaCCTGATGAGATACCTCCTCTTTCCACAGCGACCAAGCATACAGACAAAAGTACATTAAAG TCTCAGGAGCCGAAAACATTTGTGAAGAGCACAGGCGTGTTTCAGGATGAGGAGCTTCTGTTCAGCCAGACGCAACAAAGAGACAATGACCCAGAGGTGGACCTCTTTGCTTCCTCTGCTAAACCCTCT GCACCTGTACCTAGCTCAGTGAAGCCTGCTGTTTCTACATTGTttggggaggaggaggatgacgaCGACTTGTTCAGCTCTGCAAAGCCAAAAGCTCCTCCG AAAGTACCAGTCAAGCCGGGTAAGGCTAAACATGATGAAACTGACAAAGGTTCAAGTACAGTACAGCCAGCTAAGAGTCAG AAGCCTGTGAGCCTGGTAAAACCCAAAGAAACTTCATCACGGATTGGAAAACTTCAa GCTAGTTTGGCCATCAACCCTGCCAGCCTCCTGCCTGGAGCAGGTCCACTGGTTCCAGGTGCAGTCAGCATAACCCCTGATCTGGCTCACTCGTCCTCGCCCAGACCTGCAGGGGTGCTGCAGGCATCTGCTTCCACTACGGGACTCCAGGTTGCTGCTGAGGGAGGGATCAACTTGGACATGCCAGCTCAggtcactacactacagaatGCCAATAAG GACCGTGTTAAAGGCGCGTTGCAACGGCGTCCCCAGACACGTGCAGCGAGACACTTGGCTGCTCAGCGCTCTGAAGAGGCTCAGCTGGACAGCCCGGAAGAAAACTCAGCTCTTCAAGCTGGTTCAGCAGCCAGAGCGACCTCATCACCGTCTGCCTTTAATCCTATACCAGCCAGACCCTCTGCTCTCACACTACCTATAACCACTAGCACCACCACAATgcctgcacaaacacacactgatgggGCAGTCAGGCCCAAGATTCTCCTTCCTGCTGAGGAGGACTTGTCATCCTTCCTGTCCTCAGAGGACCTTTTTGCATCTGCCTCAGTCCCTAAGCATACCCCTCCACCACAAACCAAGACAAAGACGCCTGAGGCAGTGTTCAGTGGAACCTCCAAGAAAAAAGAGCCAGCCATGCCTGTCTTCAACGACCATAGTGAGGAGCTCTTTGCCAAAGTCAAGCCAAAGCCAGTGAAGAAAGCCAAGGCTGTGCCGttccatgatgatgatgatgatatttttgGAACAGAGAAGAAGGACTCTACGACACTTGCCGGCTCCATTAAACAAGACATATTCAAG GACACTGAAGAAACACCTTCCAAAGTACTTAAGAAACCTAAAGAACAGCGCTTGGAGGCAAGCCTGTTTAATGACGATGTTGACATTTTTGCTGATTTGACTCCTGTAACCAAGCCAAAGGAGAAAAAGGCGAAGAAGAAAGTGGAAACTAAATCAATATTTGATGATGACATGG ATGATATTTTCTCATCTGGAATCACAAAACCAGTAGGGGCCTCAACTGCAAAGAAGTCTAAGAAGCCTGTCCAGGAAAGCAACTCAGCAGAGGAATCAGGCCATGATATTTTCGATGACCCTCTTAATGTGTTTGGTGGAAACTAA
- the washc2c gene encoding WASH complex subunit 2 isoform X3 yields the protein MAEHMENGPSNCNGEAEQVWERPWTLDEMRKNSASWSLAADSGLFLYLQDFSQWMLSKTHEIEKQLDGLIRDTKATDSCLHTVFNEFLMLSNIQFIENRVYDEEVEEPVPKTEAQEKHPEQEKTREQKEAELIPKVQEAVNYGLKVLESAFEQLDVKVGNSDSEDEEAADKVEPILEPKDLYIDRPLPFLIGSQVFMEQDDVGLGDLSSDDMSIDSDRESFVESEVDKDQEEHSDEDFDQERESQGSLKKKPVSSDEEEENEDSDLFGESDKDEDEARTDDVGPASFADQLAARIKDATKKPETDRTSLSSGTSVTKRKNQGKKLPEARVEDEDEMFKPPKMEDDEYSPFGGNGGLFSGGKGLFDDDEQGDLFSEAPKKEKEQGVSKKPEHVNTKKPPTGAVSIFPENRLFGSPNGSDSLENKENDSPVKSKVQAARKQTSLGSSLFDDNEDDDDFFSGKTLKKPTFAAQEKAKPKTTADLFGGEDDDDDDEDGDFFGVGSRSAVSQQRKKVVEEEEVLKPPEKKLPAGAISMFGPGTNSLLAESLKKRHPSTSEESVKSEESIPPPVVKPSVVPKTTVKAQSKSLFSDDEDSQIFPTVPKSQSKPEGPAQNKPSKAAISIFDDDDEEEDLFSSVPKSQSDQIKTAVPQPKKSLSSALFSDDEDQWMSSQPNPAVPDVKSGGMKASTSAPSRLPSAKAPQKDGLFDDHDDDDLFAATKEPSQKKPQRVSLLFEDEDDEDKGSLFGFKQSANKGTPEVNVPAALSKAPSLFGPEETQEVVNVAEEKPSDKKAVPAETNKSKKPAGAVSLFGGINVLGDEAKTTTKQSKNALEDFDDLDWQKEAPPPMETKEKKATKNTFSLFDDDEEEEEPDEIPPLSTATKHTDKSTLKSQEPKTFVKSTGVFQDEELLFSQTQQRDNDPEVDLFASSAKPSAPVPSSVKPAVSTLFGEEEDDDDLFSSAKPKAPPKVPVKPGKAKHDETDKGSSTVQPAKSQASLAINPASLLPGAGPLVPGAVSITPDLAHSSSPRPAGVLQASASTTGLQVAAEGGINLDMPAQVTTLQNANKDRVKGALQRRPQTRAARHLAAQRSEEAQLDSPEENSALQAGSAARATSSPSAFNPIPARPSALTLPITTSTTTMPAQTHTDGAVRPKILLPAEEDLSSFLSSEDLFASASVPKHTPPPQTKTKTPEAVFSGTSKKKEPAMPVFNDHSEELFAKVKPKPVKKAKAVPFHDDDDDIFGTEKKDSTTLAGSIKQDIFKDTEETPSKVLKKPKEQRLEASLFNDDVDIFADLTPVTKPKEKKAKKKVETKSIFDDDMDDIFSSGITKPVGASTAKKSKKPVQESNSAEESGHDIFDDPLNVFGGN from the exons GCTTTCCAACATACAATTTATAGAAAAT AGGGTTTATGATGAAGAAGTTGAGGAGCCAGTCCCAAAAACAGAGGCCCAGGAGAAACACCCTGAACAG gaaaaaacacGAGAACAGAAAGAAGCTGAGCTGATACCTAAAGTCCAGGAGGCAGTGAACTATGGTCTGAAGGTCCTGGAATCAGCATTTGAGCAACTGGATGTTAAAGTAGGGAACTCGGACTCTGAGGACGAGGAGGCAGCTGACAAAGTGGAACCCATTCTAGAACCCAAG GATTTATACATAGACAGGCCGCTACCATTCTTGATTGGATCTCAGGTTTTTATGGAACAGGATGACGTTGGCCTGGGAGATCTCTCCAGTGATG ACATGTCCATTGACAGCGACAGGGAGAGTTTTGTTGAGAGTGAAGTTGATAAAGATCAGGAGGAG CACTCAGACGAGGACTTTGACCAAGAACGAGAAAGCCAAGGAAGCTTAAAGAAG AAGCCAGTCAGTtctgatgaagaagaagaaaatgaagattCTGACTTATTTGGAGAATCTGACAAGGATGAAGATGAAGCCAGAACG GATGATGTGGGTCCAGCATCTTTCGCTGATCAGCTGGCGGCAAGAATTAAAGATGCAACAAAAAAGCCAGAGACAGACCGTACAT CATTGTCATCAGGCACATCAGTCACCAAGAGGAAAAACCAAGGAAAGAAACTGCCAGAGGCACGGG TggaagatgaagatgagatgttcAAGCCTCCAAAAATGGAGGATGATGAGTATTCTCCATTTGGAGGAAATGGTGGTCTCTTTAGTGGCGGTAAAGGCTtgtttgatgatgatgag CAAGGTGATCTGTTTTCTGAGGCACCCAAAAAGGAGAAGGAGCAAGGAGTGTCTAAAAAACCAG agCATGTCAACACTAAGAAACCACCCACAGGTGCGGTTTCCATTTTCCCAG aAAACAGACTCTTTGGATCACCAAATGGTTCAGACTCATTAGAGAACAAAGAGAATGACAGTCCAGTCAAATCGAAAGTGCAGGCAGCTCGAAAACAAACCTCACTAGGAAGTAGTCTATTTGATGACAACGAGGATGATGACGACTTTTTCAGTGGGAAGACGCTTAAAAAACCCACGTTTG CTGCACAGGAGAAAGCCAAGCCAAAGACAACAGCAGACCTGTTTGgaggtgaagatgatgatgatgatgatgaggacgGTGACTTTTTTGGTGTGGGTTCTCGTTCTGCTGTTTCTCAGCAGCGCAAGAAAGTTGTGGAAGAGGAAGAGGTGTTAAAACCCCCAGAGAAAAAG TTACCTGCTGGTGCCATCTCTATGTTTGGGCCTGGCACAAATAGTCTTCTTGCTGAAAGCCTGAAGAAACGTCATCCTTCAACAAGTGAGGAGTCTGTGAAATCTGAGGAG agtatTCCCCCTCCTGTGGTCAAACCATCAGTTGTTCCTAAAACAACAGTGAAAGCGCAGAGCAAGAGTCTTTTCTCTGATGATGAGGACTCACAA ataTTCCCTACTGTGCCAAAAAGTCAGTCAAAACCAGAAGGCCCAGCACAGAACAAACCAAGCAAGGCTGCGATCTCtatatttgatgatgatgatgaggaggag GATCTTTTTTCCTCTGTGCCAAAATCTCAGTCAGATCAGATCAAAACAGCCGTGCCCCAACCCAAGAAAAGTTTATCAAGTGCTCTTTTTAGTGATGATGAG GACCAGTGGATGAGCTCACAGCCAAATCCAGCTGTGCCTGACGTGAAGAGTGGTGGGATGAAGGCTAGCACCAGTGCCCCCTCCAGGCTCCCCAGTGCCAAAGCACCACAGAAAGATGGCTTGTTTGATGACCATGACGACGATGATCTGTTTGCAGCCACCAAGGAACCAAG TCAGAAGAAACCTCAGAGAGTCTCCCTCCTGTTCGAGGACGAAGACGATGAAGACAAAGGTTCATTATTTGGTTTTAAACAATCTGCAAACAAAGGAACTCCAGAGGTCAAC GTGCCTGCTGCTTTATCTAAGGCTCCCTCTCTGTTTGGCCCAGAGGAGACTCAGGAAGTGGTGAATGTAGCTGAGGAGAAGCCTTCAGACAAGAAGGCTGTCCCTGCGGAGACTAACAAGAGTAAAAAGCCTGCTGGAGCTGTTAGCTTGTTCGGAGGAATCAACGTGCTAGGAGACGAAGCCAAAACCACTACA aaACAGAGCAAGAATGCACTGGAGGACTTTGATGATCTTGACTGGCAAAAGGAAGCCCCACCACCCATGGAGACCAAGGAGAAAAAGGCCACGAAAAACACGTTTAGTCTGTTTGATGATgacgaggaagaagaggaaCCTGATGAGATACCTCCTCTTTCCACAGCGACCAAGCATACAGACAAAAGTACATTAAAG TCTCAGGAGCCGAAAACATTTGTGAAGAGCACAGGCGTGTTTCAGGATGAGGAGCTTCTGTTCAGCCAGACGCAACAAAGAGACAATGACCCAGAGGTGGACCTCTTTGCTTCCTCTGCTAAACCCTCT GCACCTGTACCTAGCTCAGTGAAGCCTGCTGTTTCTACATTGTttggggaggaggaggatgacgaCGACTTGTTCAGCTCTGCAAAGCCAAAAGCTCCTCCG AAAGTACCAGTCAAGCCGGGTAAGGCTAAACATGATGAAACTGACAAAGGTTCAAGTACAGTACAGCCAGCTAAGAGTCAG GCTAGTTTGGCCATCAACCCTGCCAGCCTCCTGCCTGGAGCAGGTCCACTGGTTCCAGGTGCAGTCAGCATAACCCCTGATCTGGCTCACTCGTCCTCGCCCAGACCTGCAGGGGTGCTGCAGGCATCTGCTTCCACTACGGGACTCCAGGTTGCTGCTGAGGGAGGGATCAACTTGGACATGCCAGCTCAggtcactacactacagaatGCCAATAAG GACCGTGTTAAAGGCGCGTTGCAACGGCGTCCCCAGACACGTGCAGCGAGACACTTGGCTGCTCAGCGCTCTGAAGAGGCTCAGCTGGACAGCCCGGAAGAAAACTCAGCTCTTCAAGCTGGTTCAGCAGCCAGAGCGACCTCATCACCGTCTGCCTTTAATCCTATACCAGCCAGACCCTCTGCTCTCACACTACCTATAACCACTAGCACCACCACAATgcctgcacaaacacacactgatgggGCAGTCAGGCCCAAGATTCTCCTTCCTGCTGAGGAGGACTTGTCATCCTTCCTGTCCTCAGAGGACCTTTTTGCATCTGCCTCAGTCCCTAAGCATACCCCTCCACCACAAACCAAGACAAAGACGCCTGAGGCAGTGTTCAGTGGAACCTCCAAGAAAAAAGAGCCAGCCATGCCTGTCTTCAACGACCATAGTGAGGAGCTCTTTGCCAAAGTCAAGCCAAAGCCAGTGAAGAAAGCCAAGGCTGTGCCGttccatgatgatgatgatgatatttttgGAACAGAGAAGAAGGACTCTACGACACTTGCCGGCTCCATTAAACAAGACATATTCAAG GACACTGAAGAAACACCTTCCAAAGTACTTAAGAAACCTAAAGAACAGCGCTTGGAGGCAAGCCTGTTTAATGACGATGTTGACATTTTTGCTGATTTGACTCCTGTAACCAAGCCAAAGGAGAAAAAGGCGAAGAAGAAAGTGGAAACTAAATCAATATTTGATGATGACATGG ATGATATTTTCTCATCTGGAATCACAAAACCAGTAGGGGCCTCAACTGCAAAGAAGTCTAAGAAGCCTGTCCAGGAAAGCAACTCAGCAGAGGAATCAGGCCATGATATTTTCGATGACCCTCTTAATGTGTTTGGTGGAAACTAA